Proteins from one Loktanella sp. M215 genomic window:
- the oppB gene encoding oligopeptide ABC transporter permease OppB: MLSYTLKRIAIAIPTLLVLIVVSFVLMHSAPGGPFTAERQLPPEVLANLNAKYGLDQPLWRQIVTYVWNIVSAFDFGPSFVYKDRTVNQIIAQGFPITLTYGLLSFAVAVIAGVSLGVVAAIRHNSAVDYAAVGVSIGAQVLPNFVMAPILVLVFTLWLGWLPGGGWQGPEYWIMPVIALSTSFMASIARITRSSMLEVLTSNHIRTARAKGLPERRVILRHALKPAMLPVISYLGPAFVAMITGSVVVDIYFSTGGIGKAFVDSALNRDYAVMMGVTILVGALTIAFNLVVDILYGYIDPKIRY, encoded by the coding sequence TTGCTGTCTTACACATTGAAACGCATCGCCATCGCGATCCCGACGCTGCTTGTCCTGATCGTGGTGTCCTTCGTGCTGATGCACTCCGCCCCCGGCGGTCCCTTTACCGCCGAACGGCAGTTGCCGCCCGAAGTGCTGGCGAACCTGAACGCGAAATACGGGCTGGACCAGCCGCTGTGGCGGCAGATCGTGACCTACGTCTGGAACATCGTCTCGGCCTTCGATTTCGGGCCAAGCTTCGTTTACAAGGACCGCACGGTGAACCAGATCATCGCGCAGGGCTTTCCCATCACGCTGACCTATGGCCTGCTGTCGTTCGCCGTGGCCGTCATCGCCGGGGTCAGCCTCGGCGTCGTCGCAGCGATCCGCCACAACTCTGCCGTGGATTATGCCGCCGTCGGCGTGTCGATCGGCGCGCAGGTGCTGCCGAACTTCGTCATGGCGCCGATCCTCGTGCTGGTCTTCACCCTTTGGCTGGGCTGGTTGCCCGGCGGCGGCTGGCAGGGGCCGGAATACTGGATCATGCCGGTGATCGCGCTGTCGACGTCCTTCATGGCGTCCATCGCGCGGATCACCCGGTCGAGCATGCTGGAGGTGCTGACGTCGAACCACATCCGCACCGCCCGCGCCAAGGGTCTGCCGGAACGCCGCGTGATCCTGCGCCACGCGCTGAAGCCCGCGATGCTGCCGGTGATCTCCTACCTCGGCCCGGCTTTTGTGGCGATGATCACCGGGTCTGTCGTCGTGGATATCTATTTTTCCACCGGCGGCATCGGCAAGGCCTTCGTGGACAGCGCGTTGAACCGCGATTACGCGGTGATGATGGGGGTCACGATCCTCGTCGGCGCGCTGACGATCGCCTTCAACCTCGTGGTCGACATCCTCTACGGG